Proteins encoded within one genomic window of Pseudobdellovibrionaceae bacterium:
- a CDS encoding acyl-CoA dehydrogenase, which produces MENLGEFLGPAYGIFHEYCVLAIFGTILVLLFTGYFASPLIVWFLIGAALLVGWGAPAWALIALLVVYLLFQIAPIRRVLFSSVVMKILGPAMPKISETEMVALEAGVSWIEKDLFSGSPDVGKLMEENYPKLTAEEQAFMDNQVEKLCSMIDAWKLWKTREMDQAVWDYMKKEKFLGMIIPKKYGGLEFSALAHSEVVMKLASRSISACITVMVPNSLGPAELLAHYGTDEQKNRYLPKLAIGEEMPCFGLTEPNAGSDAGSITSSGELFKGDDGKIYMKLNWNKRWITLAAISTVIGLAFRLKDPKNLLGKGEDLGITVALIPGNTKGVVLGKRHDPLGVPFYNCPTQGHDVVVDAEQCIVGGLKNAGHGWQMLMECLAAGRGISLPAQATGGAKLTARTASAHCVVRNQFGVSIGKFEGIEEPLARLGGYTYGIEAMRRFTLGALDKGVKPAVITAIGKYYATEMGRTLINDGMDILGGAAISLGQRNLLAEIYTATPIGITVEGANIMTRTLIIFGQGALRSHPYAYKEVKAIAEKDLNTFDQVFWGHVGHIVNNASRSVLLSLTRGYLASAPVHPELKLYARRLQWASASFAILADLAMGTLGGSLKFRGKITGRFADILAYMYMMTATIRRFEAEGRREDDLAYAKYFLKHCLTEMQSAFDALFDNMYGIKQKGFGAKLTFGFLHFMFKTVLGSWSRINSIGSQASDHLQHVICNSLLSDSAARNRLVDGIYLPKGENEQAARLENAMRLVLQAEAIESKVYKARKGGQLPRIKGAALMEAAKEKNVITSDEYAILKKAVDARWDTIQVDDFTQEAYHANH; this is translated from the coding sequence GTGGAAAACCTTGGCGAATTTTTAGGTCCCGCATACGGCATCTTTCACGAGTACTGCGTACTCGCTATCTTCGGAACGATTCTCGTTCTGCTCTTTACCGGATACTTTGCTTCTCCCCTCATCGTTTGGTTTCTGATCGGCGCGGCTTTGCTCGTCGGTTGGGGAGCCCCGGCTTGGGCGTTGATTGCGCTTTTGGTCGTTTACCTGCTGTTCCAGATCGCGCCCATCCGTCGCGTGCTCTTCTCGAGCGTCGTGATGAAGATCCTCGGCCCCGCGATGCCGAAAATTTCCGAAACCGAAATGGTCGCGCTCGAGGCCGGCGTCAGCTGGATCGAAAAAGATCTTTTCTCGGGAAGCCCCGACGTCGGCAAGCTGATGGAAGAGAACTACCCCAAGCTCACCGCCGAAGAGCAAGCCTTCATGGACAACCAAGTCGAGAAGCTCTGCTCGATGATCGACGCGTGGAAACTCTGGAAGACCCGCGAGATGGATCAAGCCGTCTGGGACTACATGAAGAAAGAAAAATTCTTGGGCATGATCATCCCCAAGAAGTACGGCGGCCTGGAGTTCTCGGCGCTCGCGCACTCGGAAGTCGTCATGAAGCTCGCCAGCCGCTCGATCTCGGCTTGTATCACGGTCATGGTTCCGAACTCTCTCGGCCCGGCCGAACTGCTCGCGCACTACGGAACTGATGAGCAGAAAAATCGGTACCTCCCGAAACTCGCCATCGGCGAAGAGATGCCCTGCTTCGGTTTGACCGAACCCAACGCGGGTTCGGACGCGGGCTCGATCACATCTTCCGGTGAACTCTTCAAGGGTGACGACGGCAAGATCTACATGAAGCTCAACTGGAACAAACGTTGGATCACGCTGGCGGCGATCTCGACCGTCATCGGTCTGGCGTTCCGTTTGAAAGATCCCAAGAACTTGCTCGGTAAGGGCGAAGACCTCGGTATCACCGTGGCCCTCATCCCCGGCAACACCAAAGGCGTCGTCCTCGGAAAACGTCACGATCCCTTGGGCGTTCCGTTCTACAACTGTCCTACGCAAGGTCACGATGTCGTCGTCGATGCCGAGCAGTGCATCGTCGGCGGTCTGAAGAACGCGGGTCACGGCTGGCAGATGCTCATGGAGTGTTTGGCCGCGGGTCGCGGGATCTCTTTGCCCGCGCAAGCGACGGGTGGGGCAAAGCTCACGGCGCGGACGGCGTCCGCCCATTGCGTGGTGCGGAATCAGTTCGGCGTTTCCATCGGAAAATTCGAAGGGATCGAAGAGCCCCTCGCGCGTCTGGGTGGTTACACTTACGGGATCGAGGCGATGCGCCGCTTTACATTGGGTGCTTTGGACAAGGGCGTGAAGCCCGCGGTCATCACCGCCATCGGCAAATACTACGCGACCGAAATGGGTCGGACTTTGATCAACGACGGTATGGACATCCTGGGTGGCGCGGCGATTTCGCTGGGTCAACGGAACCTGCTGGCCGAGATCTACACCGCGACGCCCATCGGGATCACGGTTGAGGGCGCGAACATCATGACCCGCACGCTGATCATCTTCGGTCAGGGCGCGCTCCGTTCGCATCCTTACGCTTACAAAGAGGTGAAGGCGATCGCCGAAAAAGATCTGAACACTTTCGATCAGGTCTTCTGGGGACACGTCGGCCACATCGTGAACAACGCTTCGCGCTCGGTCCTCTTGTCGCTGACTCGCGGTTATCTGGCGTCGGCGCCGGTGCATCCGGAGCTGAAACTCTACGCGCGTCGTCTGCAATGGGCGTCGGCTTCGTTCGCGATCTTGGCGGATTTGGCCATGGGGACTTTGGGCGGTTCGCTGAAGTTCCGCGGGAAGATCACCGGTCGTTTCGCGGATATCCTGGCTTATATGTACATGATGACCGCGACCATCCGTCGTTTCGAGGCGGAAGGCCGTCGCGAGGACGACCTCGCTTACGCGAAGTATTTCTTGAAGCATTGCCTGACCGAAATGCAGTCGGCATTCGACGCGCTTTTCGACAATATGTACGGCATCAAGCAAAAAGGTTTCGGCGCGAAGCTGACCTTCGGCTTCCTGCACTTCATGTTCAAAACGGTGCTGGGTTCGTGGTCGCGCATCAACTCGATCGGCTCGCAGGCTTCGGATCACTTGCAACACGTGATCTGTAATTCGCTTTTGAGCGACTCGGCGGCCCGCAATCGTCTGGTCGACGGCATCTATCTGCCGAAGGGTGAAAACGAGCAGGCGGCCCGCCTCGAAAACGCGATGCGCTTGGTTCTGC